In one Methylobacterium sp. SyP6R genomic region, the following are encoded:
- a CDS encoding ABC transporter permease — translation MNTLILRMIAGRVVVTLMTLLIVAVIIFFATAFLPGDVVQILLGQAATPEAVAGLRQAMHLDQPAALRFLLWLKNLATGDLGVSYVNNIPVAELIGNRLGNSLKLAGVTAAISVPFALTLGITAAILRGTVVDRIIAIFTIAVISVPEFLVATLSVIVFAVYLGWLPALSMTGDVTTLGGLLKAFAMPVITLSFVISAQMIRMTRAAVIETLSAPYVEMALLKGASRRRMVLRHALPNALGPIVNAVALSLSYLLGGVIIVETIFNYPGIAKLMLDAVSTRDLPLIQGCAMIFCLAYLLLITIADIVTIVSNPRLRHA, via the coding sequence ATGAACACTCTCATCCTCCGCATGATCGCGGGACGCGTGGTGGTCACCCTGATGACGCTGCTGATCGTCGCCGTCATCATCTTCTTCGCGACCGCGTTCCTGCCGGGGGATGTGGTGCAGATCCTGCTCGGCCAGGCGGCGACGCCCGAGGCGGTGGCGGGCCTGCGCCAGGCGATGCATCTCGACCAGCCGGCCGCCCTGCGCTTCCTGCTCTGGCTGAAGAACCTCGCCACCGGCGACCTCGGCGTGTCCTACGTCAACAACATCCCGGTCGCCGAGCTGATCGGCAACCGCTTGGGCAACTCGCTGAAGCTCGCGGGCGTGACCGCGGCGATCTCGGTGCCGTTCGCCCTGACGCTCGGCATCACCGCCGCCATCCTGCGCGGCACGGTCGTCGACCGGATCATCGCGATCTTCACCATCGCGGTGATCTCGGTGCCCGAGTTCCTGGTGGCGACCCTCTCGGTCATCGTCTTCGCGGTGTATCTCGGCTGGCTGCCGGCCCTGTCGATGACCGGCGACGTCACGACGCTCGGCGGCCTGCTCAAGGCCTTCGCCATGCCGGTGATCACGCTCAGCTTCGTCATCTCGGCGCAGATGATCCGCATGACCCGGGCCGCCGTGATCGAGACCCTGAGCGCGCCCTACGTCGAAATGGCGCTGCTGAAGGGGGCCTCGCGCCGCCGCATGGTGCTGCGCCACGCCCTGCCGAACGCCCTCGGGCCGATCGTCAACGCGGTGGCGCTCTCCCTGTCGTACCTGCTGGGCGGCGTCATCATCGTCGAGACGATCTTCAACTATCCGGGCATCGCCAAGCTGATGCTCGACGCGGTGTCGACCCGCGACCTGCCCCTGATCCAGGGCTGCGCGATGATCTTCTGCCTCGCCTACCTCCTGCTGATCACGATCGCCGACATCGTCACCATCGTCTCCAATCCGAGGCTGCGCCACGCATGA